A part of Desulfotomaculum nigrificans DSM 574 genomic DNA contains:
- a CDS encoding histidinol-phosphatase — translation MFLADYHVHPGYSLDAEDRSIDEYCQQALRLGLSEICFTPHYECDPVRQNIDWFVRVNGKVTPMDRWSWIDLYFTEIAAARQQYAKSGLAVKAGIEIGYDFGLEPVIEKLINNYPWDFILGSIHCLDHMAISSSRESVNYFPGRTARQVCDDYYNKVKAAVASGLFDCLGHLDIYQRYGHRFFGPEIEEVELPLAESVLKQMAASNIGMEINTSGLRKGYHCFPSSKILKLAAQCGVKIFTIGSDAHKKSDLGQGLVQAVKMLKQNKLNLYCFSRRVPTPVSTGEAMADKSM, via the coding sequence ATGTTTTTAGCAGACTATCATGTACATCCAGGCTATTCCTTGGACGCTGAGGACCGTTCCATTGATGAATATTGTCAGCAGGCTTTACGCTTAGGCTTAAGCGAAATTTGCTTTACGCCTCATTATGAATGTGATCCGGTGCGGCAGAACATCGATTGGTTTGTAAGGGTTAACGGTAAAGTAACCCCCATGGACCGGTGGTCCTGGATTGATCTTTATTTTACAGAAATTGCAGCGGCCCGCCAGCAGTATGCTAAATCAGGATTAGCGGTTAAGGCCGGGATAGAAATAGGTTATGATTTTGGCTTGGAACCGGTGATAGAAAAACTAATTAACAATTACCCTTGGGATTTTATTCTGGGTTCTATCCATTGCCTGGATCATATGGCCATTTCTTCCAGCAGAGAAAGCGTAAACTATTTTCCCGGACGCACAGCCCGGCAAGTTTGTGACGACTATTATAATAAGGTTAAGGCAGCAGTAGCTTCCGGGTTATTTGATTGCCTGGGGCATTTGGATATTTACCAAAGATATGGCCACCGGTTTTTCGGGCCGGAAATAGAAGAAGTTGAACTTCCATTAGCGGAAAGTGTGCTAAAACAAATGGCTGCTTCGAATATAGGTATGGAAATAAACACCTCCGGCTTAAGAAAGGGATATCATTGTTTTCCTTCATCCAAAATATTAAAATTGGCAGCCCAGTGTGGGGTTAAAATATTTACCATTGGTTCAGATGCTCATAAAAAATCAGATCTGGGTCAGGGATTGGTGCAAGCGGTGAAAATGTTAAAGCAAAATAAGCTTAATTTATACTGCTTTTCCCGGCGAGTGCCCACGCCGGTGTCTACTGGTGAGGCTATGGCGGACAAATCTATGTAA
- a CDS encoding sensor histidine kinase, with protein sequence MVDIKVLDKIIKETISAIEKSQEQIYAIAESATIEYQNVKKDLEKVKNQIAKVIKEVDLLQLEERKARLRLVEVSRDFRRFSEEDIKAAYENAQLIQINLVKLREEEKTLRFKRDHLELSLRRLKETAQRAEQLVSQVGVALQFLGHDLNGLSEKLGDLHDMQQLGLSIIRAQEEERKRVAREIHDGPAQSMANIVMRAEFCLKLLEMNPGMVKGELISLQQLVRQSLNDVRKIIFDLRPMVLDDLGLFPAIKRYVEEYKNQFNINVELVLLGSERRFETSLEVAVFRIIQEALTNIRKHAKAQHVVIKLELITTRINVYIKDNGCGFDIDTTKPKSDGSGYGLVGMRERIQLLKGAMTISSAPGKGTEISFWIPTDN encoded by the coding sequence ATGGTAGATATAAAAGTATTGGATAAAATTATTAAGGAAACTATCTCGGCCATTGAAAAAAGCCAAGAACAAATTTATGCCATTGCGGAAAGCGCCACTATAGAGTATCAAAATGTAAAAAAAGATCTGGAAAAAGTAAAAAATCAAATAGCCAAAGTTATTAAAGAGGTTGATCTGCTGCAATTAGAGGAACGTAAAGCTAGATTAAGATTAGTGGAAGTAAGTAGAGATTTTAGGCGTTTTTCTGAGGAGGATATCAAAGCCGCCTATGAAAATGCCCAACTAATTCAAATTAATTTAGTTAAACTGCGGGAAGAAGAGAAAACCTTGCGTTTTAAACGTGATCACCTGGAGCTAAGCCTCAGGCGTTTAAAAGAAACCGCCCAGCGAGCTGAACAACTGGTTTCTCAGGTGGGTGTGGCCCTACAATTTTTAGGCCATGATTTAAACGGATTAAGCGAAAAGCTGGGCGATCTGCATGATATGCAGCAACTGGGTCTTTCCATTATCCGGGCCCAGGAGGAAGAACGTAAGCGGGTTGCCCGTGAGATCCACGATGGTCCCGCTCAATCCATGGCCAATATAGTGATGCGGGCCGAGTTTTGTTTAAAGCTGTTGGAAATGAACCCCGGTATGGTAAAGGGAGAACTTATTTCCTTACAACAGTTAGTTCGCCAGAGTTTAAATGATGTTAGAAAGATTATCTTTGACCTGCGTCCCATGGTATTGGATGACTTGGGATTGTTCCCGGCCATCAAGAGGTATGTAGAGGAGTATAAAAATCAGTTTAATATAAATGTGGAGCTAGTTTTACTAGGATCGGAACGTAGATTTGAAACCTCACTGGAAGTGGCAGTATTTAGAATTATTCAAGAAGCATTAACAAATATTAGAAAACACGCTAAAGCCCAACATGTTGTGATAAAATTGGAGCTAATAACAACTCGTATTAACGTATATATAAAGGATAATGGCTGTGGCTTTGATATAGACACAACCAAGCCCAAAAGTGATGGTAGCGGTTATGGCCTGGTGGGGATGCGGGAACGTATTCAATTACTTAAGGGGGCCATGACCATCTCATCCGCCCCAGGCAAAGGAACGGAAATTAGTTTTTGGATCCCTACCGATAATTAA
- a CDS encoding response regulator: protein MTSSINLLIADDHALIREGLRKILSIEPRINVVGEVTDGQQAVEFCRQQPVDIVLMDINMPVMNGIEACRLIKQNNPRVGIIALTIHDQDEYLFELIKYGISGYVLKDVHPDQLIQTILGVARGESFIPPALTAKVLAEFSRLTSVDHHDKKHSTLTERELEVLKQVAKGQSNKDIAKTLFISEKTVKNHLTNIFQKIGVADRTQAALYAIKEKLVDL, encoded by the coding sequence GTGACTAGTTCAATTAATCTGTTAATTGCCGATGACCACGCCCTAATTAGAGAGGGCCTGCGAAAAATATTATCTATTGAACCCCGTATTAATGTAGTGGGGGAAGTGACCGATGGCCAACAAGCAGTTGAGTTCTGCCGTCAACAGCCCGTTGATATTGTCCTGATGGATATCAACATGCCGGTGATGAACGGTATCGAGGCCTGTCGATTGATTAAACAAAACAACCCCCGGGTGGGCATAATTGCTCTAACTATTCACGACCAGGACGAGTACTTATTTGAATTAATTAAGTACGGTATTTCTGGTTATGTATTAAAGGACGTACACCCGGATCAATTAATTCAAACCATTCTTGGTGTGGCCCGGGGTGAATCTTTCATTCCCCCTGCCCTCACCGCCAAGGTTCTGGCTGAATTTAGCCGACTGACCTCAGTGGATCACCATGATAAGAAACACTCCACTCTCACAGAGCGGGAACTGGAAGTTCTTAAGCAGGTAGCCAAGGGGCAAAGCAATAAAGATATTGCCAAGACCTTATTTATAAGTGAAAAAACAGTTAAGAACCATTTAACTAACATATTTCAAAAGATTGGTGTGGCTGACCGGACCCAGGCTGCCCTGTACGCCATTAAAGAAAAACTGGTAGATCTTTAG
- a CDS encoding Flp family type IVb pilin encodes MKEIIMNLLRDENGQGMAEYGLILALIAAVCIVAFKTLGSSINTKMGDVNQQLQ; translated from the coding sequence ATGAAAGAAATTATTATGAATCTATTAAGGGATGAAAACGGACAGGGCATGGCTGAGTATGGACTTATCTTAGCCTTAATTGCTGCGGTTTGCATAGTTGCATTTAAAACCCTGGGGAGCAGCATTAATACCAAAATGGGTGATGTAAATCAACAGCTACAATAA
- a CDS encoding A24 family peptidase, with amino-acid sequence MTPDIAIGAIVTICLYTDLRYRKIFNLVLLPAFLLALVFNLSTGGIGGLLFSLTGALLGLSLLLIPFMLGGMGAGDVKLLAVIGAWQGPQFVWFCFLCTAIVGGIIATFQLVRTGKLRPTFKFILFTLVPGSPKVNAFGTLATAKVGEAFPYGVAIAAGTLATYVLR; translated from the coding sequence ATGACACCCGACATTGCCATAGGAGCCATTGTGACAATTTGTCTTTACACCGACCTGCGTTACCGAAAAATATTTAACCTGGTTCTTTTACCAGCCTTCCTATTGGCCCTAGTATTCAATCTATCTACTGGCGGAATCGGTGGCCTCTTGTTCAGCCTGACAGGCGCCTTGCTTGGGTTGTCGTTACTTTTAATTCCCTTTATGTTAGGCGGCATGGGTGCCGGTGACGTTAAGTTACTGGCTGTTATCGGTGCCTGGCAAGGCCCTCAATTTGTTTGGTTCTGTTTCCTCTGCACCGCTATCGTGGGAGGAATCATCGCCACATTTCAACTTGTTAGAACCGGCAAGCTACGGCCAACCTTTAAATTCATCCTCTTTACCCTGGTCCCCGGCTCCCCTAAAGTAAACGCCTTTGGCACATTGGCCACCGCCAAAGTCGGTGAGGCCTTTCCCTATGGAGTGGCCATTGCCGCCGGTACACTGGCCACCTATGTGTTGAGGTGA
- a CDS encoding TadE/TadG family type IV pilus assembly protein — protein MIKQVKNFNRNQRGQTLVELALILPILIILLMGTIEFGRIFFTYLTVTHASREAARSTVIATGKDDAYIRNKVLEAASWLTPADLKVDVTPSSPDNRTSGVPLKVTVSYPVQLYTPVLSNVLTNPFTVKAQTTMRIE, from the coding sequence ATGATCAAGCAGGTTAAAAACTTTAACCGTAATCAGCGGGGGCAAACCCTGGTGGAATTGGCCCTCATTTTACCCATCTTAATCATACTTCTGATGGGAACCATCGAATTTGGCCGGATTTTCTTTACCTATTTAACCGTAACCCACGCCTCCCGGGAAGCCGCCCGGTCTACGGTTATTGCCACGGGCAAAGATGATGCCTATATTCGTAATAAGGTGCTGGAAGCAGCTTCCTGGCTAACCCCGGCTGACTTAAAGGTTGATGTTACCCCCTCTTCCCCCGATAACCGAACCTCCGGGGTACCGTTAAAAGTTACCGTAAGTTACCCGGTGCAGCTTTACACTCCTGTACTAAGTAATGTTTTAACCAATCCTTTTACCGTTAAAGCACAAACCACCATGCGCATTGAGTGA
- a CDS encoding pilus assembly protein TadG-related protein produces MKKLTLAKKTWLALSPWASAAALVALVHIGKFRLSNMLKQLASREHGSAMVLLALAMTVLIGAVALVTDFGLVALNKSRLANAADAAALAGVQELPEYPMEALAVARSFGQQNGITDEQMQIKLVQDLATSRYVGVEVTATKTVNYIMAKVLGYTTVDVQAKAAAQVIPVTSAYGAVPLFVPDTQQLIFGQQYTLRSKDADFGPGNFGALDFGSGANDFEKTLAQGYQGVIKVSYEIDTLTGVKKNKTIWGIEERIRGCTHGCTYDHFQPDCPRVMILPVVHYDKLNGHKPVTVVGFAAFLVDNVREADSIEITGHFVRTLTQGEGSLEQVDYGLRTVKLVE; encoded by the coding sequence ATGAAAAAATTAACCTTAGCAAAGAAAACTTGGCTGGCGCTAAGCCCTTGGGCGTCGGCGGCAGCCTTAGTTGCCCTTGTGCATATTGGAAAGTTTAGACTTTCCAATATGCTAAAACAACTAGCCAGCCGGGAACACGGGTCAGCCATGGTTTTGCTGGCTTTGGCCATGACCGTCTTAATTGGTGCTGTGGCTCTGGTAACGGATTTCGGACTAGTGGCTTTAAATAAAAGCCGCCTGGCCAATGCAGCTGATGCTGCCGCCCTGGCCGGGGTGCAAGAATTACCGGAATATCCTATGGAAGCACTGGCGGTGGCCAGAAGCTTCGGCCAACAAAACGGGATTACTGATGAACAAATGCAAATCAAATTGGTACAGGATCTGGCCACCTCTCGGTATGTAGGGGTGGAGGTAACCGCCACCAAGACTGTTAACTACATTATGGCCAAGGTGCTGGGCTATACCACGGTGGATGTGCAAGCTAAGGCTGCCGCCCAAGTGATCCCGGTCACCTCTGCCTATGGTGCCGTCCCCCTGTTTGTCCCGGACACCCAACAGTTAATTTTTGGCCAACAGTATACCCTGAGATCCAAGGACGCAGATTTTGGACCCGGTAACTTCGGCGCCCTGGATTTTGGCTCCGGGGCCAACGACTTTGAGAAAACCCTGGCCCAAGGTTATCAAGGAGTCATTAAAGTTAGTTACGAAATTGATACCCTGACCGGGGTTAAGAAAAATAAAACCATTTGGGGTATCGAGGAACGTATTCGTGGTTGCACCCACGGCTGCACCTATGATCACTTTCAACCCGATTGCCCCAGGGTTATGATTCTACCGGTGGTGCATTACGATAAACTAAACGGCCACAAGCCGGTGACAGTGGTGGGTTTTGCCGCCTTTTTGGTGGATAACGTTCGTGAAGCAGATTCTATTGAAATTACCGGTCACTTTGTGCGCACCCTAACGCAGGGTGAAGGAAGCCTGGAGCAAGTCGATTATGGGCTGCGCACGGTAAAACTGGTTGAATAA
- the cpaB gene encoding Flp pilus assembly protein CpaB, translated as MRNKLILILAILFGLAAAFGVFKYLDGLKKSYRSSGNFKQVVVPKQTIGPNTMLTAQMVKVKDIPVEMIQPGTAMDTKDVVGKVTRSDLYPEEPILLSRLHQDKDSTGELALAIPTGQRALTVEVDAVSGVAGMLKPGDHVDILVTFDYEVEKTTLTSLLLQNIKVLAVGQSLVSAQKGDQKVNTQTVTLAVTPEQAPPLTLGSERGKIRLMLRSPKDEGTANLPSSRMQNLVR; from the coding sequence TTGCGAAACAAACTAATTTTAATCTTAGCCATCTTATTCGGCCTGGCCGCTGCTTTTGGGGTATTTAAATACCTGGATGGCCTTAAAAAATCATACCGCTCCTCGGGTAATTTCAAGCAGGTGGTTGTTCCCAAGCAAACCATCGGTCCCAATACCATGCTGACAGCCCAAATGGTGAAAGTAAAGGATATTCCGGTAGAAATGATTCAACCGGGCACCGCCATGGACACCAAAGATGTGGTGGGCAAAGTAACCCGCTCCGACCTCTACCCTGAGGAACCAATTTTACTAAGCCGTTTGCACCAAGATAAAGATTCCACCGGTGAACTGGCCCTGGCTATCCCCACCGGGCAGCGGGCCTTAACCGTAGAGGTGGATGCCGTTAGCGGTGTGGCAGGAATGTTAAAGCCTGGGGACCACGTTGATATTTTAGTGACCTTTGATTACGAAGTAGAAAAGACTACCCTAACCTCTTTGTTATTGCAAAATATTAAGGTGCTGGCGGTGGGCCAATCTTTAGTCAGTGCCCAAAAGGGTGACCAAAAGGTCAACACCCAAACTGTCACCCTGGCAGTTACTCCGGAGCAAGCCCCTCCCCTTACCCTTGGCAGCGAAAGAGGTAAAATCCGGCTCATGCTACGTTCACCCAAAGATGAAGGAACAGCCAACTTACCCTCCTCACGGATGCAGAACCTGGTACGTTAG
- a CDS encoding response regulator, with translation MTQINVLVVDDITNTREDVKRLLYFEEDITVIGEAGDGEEAVALANSLKPDVILMDINMPNMDGIQATEIITNQCPQAAIIIVSIQGENEYLRRAMAAGAREYLVKPFSSNELADTIRRVNESTKKRLSLMGLQSLASPRIKIQKGKIITLFCSKGGVGKTTMACNLAIGLAQSTKKKVALVDLDLQGGDISVMLNINAKGTIADLAQESDAMDMGLIDSYLVPHLSGAKILPAPLSPEQAELINLERVEELLHILQENFDYIVIDTSPLFNDINLAALDAANQILILVTQDLPCVKHVKTNLDILATLGHSDKVKLIVNCAGIESGIKITDLEKSFNTAAFAVIPWDDKVVRSAINKGLPAVMSQANSKVGQSLLDLTAKLAGSPPNSDEKNTEEIPRRSIIGRLFSF, from the coding sequence ATGACACAAATTAATGTTCTGGTGGTCGACGATATAACCAACACCCGGGAAGATGTGAAACGATTACTTTATTTTGAAGAAGATATAACGGTTATTGGCGAAGCCGGTGACGGAGAAGAAGCAGTGGCCCTGGCTAACAGCCTTAAGCCGGATGTAATTCTCATGGATATCAACATGCCTAATATGGACGGTATTCAGGCCACTGAAATCATTACCAACCAGTGCCCGCAAGCGGCCATTATTATTGTGTCTATCCAAGGAGAAAATGAATATCTGCGCCGGGCCATGGCAGCCGGAGCCAGAGAATACCTGGTTAAACCCTTTAGCAGTAATGAATTGGCGGACACCATCCGCCGGGTTAATGAGTCTACTAAAAAGCGACTGAGTTTGATGGGGTTGCAGAGCCTGGCCAGTCCCCGCATTAAAATTCAAAAGGGTAAAATAATCACCCTTTTTTGCTCCAAGGGGGGCGTGGGTAAAACCACTATGGCCTGTAATTTGGCCATAGGCCTGGCCCAGTCCACCAAGAAAAAAGTAGCCCTGGTAGATTTGGATTTGCAAGGTGGGGACATTAGTGTGATGCTGAATATTAACGCTAAAGGAACCATTGCCGATTTGGCCCAGGAAAGCGATGCAATGGACATGGGGTTAATTGACAGTTATCTGGTACCCCACCTATCCGGGGCTAAAATCTTACCCGCCCCCTTAAGTCCGGAACAGGCTGAATTAATCAATTTAGAACGGGTGGAGGAACTACTGCACATACTCCAGGAAAATTTTGATTACATCGTAATTGATACCTCCCCCTTGTTTAATGACATTAACCTGGCGGCCCTGGATGCCGCTAATCAAATATTAATTCTGGTAACACAAGATTTACCCTGTGTCAAACATGTAAAAACCAATCTTGATATACTGGCTACCCTTGGCCATAGCGATAAAGTTAAATTAATTGTCAACTGTGCTGGCATCGAATCCGGCATCAAAATTACCGACCTGGAAAAATCATTTAATACCGCCGCCTTTGCCGTAATACCATGGGACGACAAGGTGGTACGCAGCGCTATCAATAAGGGGTTGCCGGCGGTGATGAGTCAGGCTAACAGTAAGGTTGGCCAATCCCTGTTAGATCTGACCGCTAAATTGGCCGGTTCCCCACCGAACAGTGATGAGAAAAATACAGAGGAAATTCCCAGGCGATCCATTATCGGGCGACTGTTTAGCTTTTAG
- a CDS encoding CpaF family protein, producing MSLLQRLEKQKVLQLEKEEHLDISSSRRELRQSNRGQLQEIILNLHKKVIQELKDVPEDIKENPDQLAKKIETIVNNLLDQEEQTIARTQRQLIIAEIIDETIGFGPITPLLNDPAISEVMVNGPHQVYVERDGKLMLTGVTFRDNAHVLHIIDKIVAPIGRRIDESMPMVDARLPDGSRVNAIIPPLALNGPTITIRKFARDPYTVDDLIKFGTLTPQMAQFLEACVKARLNIVVSGGTGSGKTTTLNVLSSFIPPDERIITIEDAAELQLRQEHVITLESRPPNIEGKGAITIRDLVRNSLRMRPERIVVGEVRSGEALDMLQAMNTGHDGSLTTGHANSPRDMLARLETMVLMAGMDLPIRAIREQISSAIDLIIHQSRLRDGSRRITHITEVQGMEGEVIILQDLFTYRQTGVTEDGKIKGTFQSTGIRPKFIHRLEASGIKLPLNIFSPSVF from the coding sequence ATGTCCCTATTACAACGGTTAGAAAAACAAAAAGTACTTCAACTGGAAAAAGAGGAACACCTGGATATCTCATCGTCTCGCCGAGAACTGCGGCAGTCAAACCGGGGACAGCTGCAGGAAATAATCTTAAACTTACACAAGAAAGTTATCCAGGAACTTAAGGATGTACCGGAGGATATTAAAGAAAACCCGGACCAACTGGCTAAAAAAATTGAAACCATTGTTAATAATTTGCTTGATCAGGAGGAACAAACCATTGCCCGGACCCAGCGTCAGCTTATCATTGCCGAAATTATTGACGAAACCATCGGTTTTGGCCCCATTACCCCGCTGTTAAACGATCCTGCCATTTCGGAGGTAATGGTGAACGGCCCCCACCAGGTCTATGTAGAACGGGATGGTAAACTGATGCTCACTGGCGTCACCTTCCGGGATAACGCCCATGTGCTGCATATTATTGATAAAATTGTGGCCCCCATTGGCCGCCGCATTGACGAAAGTATGCCCATGGTTGACGCCCGTTTACCCGACGGTTCCAGGGTTAATGCTATCATCCCGCCGCTGGCCTTAAACGGCCCCACCATCACCATTCGTAAATTCGCCCGGGACCCTTACACCGTTGACGATCTAATTAAATTTGGCACCTTAACCCCACAAATGGCGCAATTTCTGGAGGCTTGCGTCAAGGCCAGACTAAATATTGTGGTATCTGGCGGTACCGGCAGCGGCAAAACCACGACCTTAAATGTCCTGTCCTCCTTCATCCCCCCGGATGAAAGGATTATTACCATTGAGGACGCTGCCGAACTGCAGCTGCGCCAGGAACACGTCATTACCCTGGAAAGCCGCCCACCCAACATTGAAGGCAAGGGGGCCATAACCATCCGGGATCTGGTACGCAACAGTCTGCGCATGAGACCGGAACGCATTGTGGTGGGCGAGGTCCGCAGCGGGGAGGCTCTGGATATGCTGCAGGCCATGAATACTGGTCATGACGGGTCCCTGACCACCGGCCATGCCAACAGCCCCCGGGATATGTTGGCCCGTTTAGAAACCATGGTATTAATGGCCGGGATGGATCTACCCATCCGGGCCATTCGGGAGCAAATTTCCTCCGCCATTGATTTAATTATTCACCAGAGCCGTCTCCGGGACGGTTCCCGGCGGATCACCCATATCACCGAAGTGCAGGGTATGGAAGGCGAAGTAATTATTCTCCAAGATTTATTCACCTATCGACAAACCGGGGTTACTGAAGATGGGAAAATTAAGGGCACCTTTCAAAGCACCGGTATTCGGCCCAAGTTTATTCACCGGCTGGAGGCCAGCGGGATTAAATTACCGTTAAATATTTTTAGCCCTTCCGTTTTTTAA
- a CDS encoding type II secretion system F family protein — MTLHQIAFLTFITVALLVLGLYQLLTKDTWEIKRRMQKITARTFRQRMAQTNCGENQTSTWRQLLARWSVIFAKRGISQRMEAELIKADIPLRGEEFVVLVLLLGLVSSLFFLMLTLNATISLIVGICGLIIPCLILRMARQKRLAKFNAQIGDALVIMANSLRSGFSFLQAMDMVRKELPNPISREFGRAFQEMSLGTPTEEALQNMAQRVKSDDLDLVITAVLIQRQVGGNLAEVLDNIADTIRERVRIKGQIRSITAQGRISGMVIGFLPFALAALMLVISPQYIMTLFNSKIGLIMVASAIFSEVIGVVAIKKIVDIEV, encoded by the coding sequence ATGACCCTTCATCAGATCGCCTTCCTCACCTTTATTACCGTAGCCCTGCTAGTTCTTGGTCTGTACCAACTATTAACCAAAGATACTTGGGAAATAAAACGGCGGATGCAAAAAATTACAGCCAGAACTTTCCGCCAGCGCATGGCTCAAACCAATTGCGGTGAAAACCAAACTTCCACCTGGCGCCAATTATTGGCCCGTTGGAGTGTGATATTTGCCAAGCGGGGTATTAGCCAGCGGATGGAAGCTGAATTAATCAAAGCAGACATTCCTTTACGGGGCGAAGAATTTGTGGTCCTGGTACTGTTGCTGGGCCTGGTTAGCAGTTTATTTTTCCTCATGCTAACGCTAAATGCCACCATTAGCTTAATTGTCGGCATTTGTGGGCTAATTATCCCCTGCCTTATATTACGTATGGCTCGTCAGAAAAGACTGGCAAAATTTAATGCCCAAATAGGCGATGCCTTAGTAATCATGGCCAACTCGCTACGGTCAGGTTTTAGCTTTTTACAGGCCATGGATATGGTCCGAAAAGAACTACCCAATCCCATTTCCCGGGAATTCGGCCGGGCCTTCCAGGAAATGAGTCTGGGCACCCCCACAGAGGAAGCATTGCAAAATATGGCCCAGCGGGTCAAAAGTGACGACCTTGACCTGGTGATTACGGCAGTGTTGATTCAACGCCAGGTAGGCGGTAATCTGGCAGAAGTTTTGGATAACATCGCCGATACCATTCGGGAGCGGGTGCGGATCAAAGGTCAAATTCGCAGTATCACTGCACAGGGTAGAATTTCCGGCATGGTGATTGGGTTTCTCCCCTTTGCCCTGGCTGCCCTGATGCTTGTCATCAGCCCACAATACATTATGACCTTATTTAACAGTAAGATCGGTCTGATCATGGTGGCCTCAGCCATATTTTCCGAGGTAATTGGCGTGGTGGCCATTAAAAAAATTGTTGATATTGAGGTGTAA
- a CDS encoding type II secretion system F family protein: MDKWLYISAVLVFFTVSFSILVIYRFIFGERLQVVQRMDQVVGTPSLLPIREIELNVPLYQRAIRPALGSIAKLLTRFIPTAREAALNKKVAAAGQPGNLNVREWMVLKYLLATTLGFLLWSWGGLMSKSLPQCLLLAGVGVPLGWLSPDLFLNARIRQRKNQVEKALPDALDLLTVSVEAGLGFDCALMKVAEQSNSVLADEFVLMMQECHMGKPRREALRDMADRVDVDDLSTFCGSIILADTLGISIGNILRTQSQQIRQKRRQRTEELAMKAPIKMLFPMVLFIFPAIFVILLGPAALQIMQAFNN, from the coding sequence ATGGATAAATGGTTATACATCTCGGCGGTTTTGGTGTTTTTTACTGTCTCCTTTAGTATTCTGGTAATTTACAGGTTCATCTTTGGTGAACGTCTGCAAGTGGTACAGCGCATGGACCAGGTGGTGGGTACCCCTTCCCTCCTGCCCATCCGAGAAATAGAACTAAATGTACCGCTGTACCAGCGGGCCATTCGACCAGCCCTGGGTAGCATCGCCAAATTATTAACCAGATTTATCCCTACAGCCAGGGAAGCAGCCCTTAACAAAAAGGTTGCGGCCGCCGGCCAACCGGGGAATCTCAATGTCAGGGAATGGATGGTCTTAAAGTATTTATTGGCAACAACCTTGGGTTTTTTACTATGGTCTTGGGGTGGCCTGATGAGTAAGTCTCTGCCCCAATGCCTGCTCTTGGCCGGGGTGGGCGTACCTTTGGGATGGCTTAGCCCGGACTTATTTCTTAATGCCAGGATTCGGCAACGTAAAAACCAGGTAGAAAAGGCCCTACCGGATGCTTTGGATTTACTTACGGTCAGCGTGGAAGCAGGCCTAGGTTTTGACTGTGCTCTGATGAAGGTGGCTGAGCAAAGCAACTCGGTTTTAGCTGATGAATTTGTTTTGATGATGCAGGAGTGCCATATGGGTAAACCGCGCCGGGAAGCCCTGCGGGATATGGCCGACCGAGTGGACGTGGATGACTTATCCACCTTTTGCGGTTCCATAATTCTGGCCGATACACTGGGTATTAGCATAGGGAACATCCTGCGCACCCAATCACAGCAGATACGCCAAAAACGCCGCCAGCGTACCGAGGAATTAGCCATGAAAGCTCCCATTAAAATGCTGTTTCCCATGGTGTTGTTTATCTTTCCGGCCATTTTTGTAATTTTGCTGGGTCCGGCCGCACTTCAAATCATGCAGGCCTTTAATAACTAA
- a CDS encoding DUF192 domain-containing protein — protein sequence MRIINQTKNELLADQTLLANTFLARLKGLLGRRELSRGEALALYPCSSVHTCFMKFAIDVIFLDPAGRVIYLQENLIPWRCSPFVKGAVTVVELPAGSIRDSRTMVGDLLVFDDDRYGGAELV from the coding sequence ATGCGCATCATTAATCAAACAAAGAATGAATTATTGGCCGACCAAACTTTATTGGCCAACACCTTTCTGGCTAGGTTAAAGGGCCTCTTAGGCCGCCGGGAACTGTCTAGAGGAGAGGCTTTGGCTCTGTATCCTTGCTCATCGGTACACACTTGCTTTATGAAATTCGCCATTGATGTGATATTTTTAGACCCTGCCGGGAGAGTTATTTATCTGCAAGAAAATCTAATCCCCTGGCGCTGCAGTCCCTTTGTTAAAGGGGCAGTCACGGTGGTGGAATTACCCGCCGGAAGCATTAGGGACAGCAGGACCATGGTTGGAGATCTCTTAGTTTTTGATGATGACCGGTACGGAGGTGCTGAACTTGTTTAA